The following DNA comes from Acidobacteriota bacterium.
CGACCGAGCGCAGCCGCCTCAACCTCGCCCCTTCGTTGAGCCCCGACGGCCAGCGCCTGGTGTTCCTGTCGGAGCGCGGCCTCTTCTCGATCGACATGTTCCTCGCCGACGCGACGACGGGTGAGGTGATCAGGCGGCTCGTGCGGACGGCCACCGACCCGCACTTCGACAGCCTGCAGTTTCTCAGTTCCGCCGGCACGTGGTCGCCCTCCGGCGATCGGTTCCTGTTCTCGGCCATCGTGCGCGGACGGCCGGTCCTGACGACGATCGACGCAACGACGGGTCGGACGACGCGCGAGATTCGACTCGGGGGGCTCGACGAGGTGTTCAATCCGGCGTGGTCGCCTGACGGCCGGCGTATCGCCTTCTCGGGCATGGCGGGCGGCCTGCTCGACCTCTACGTGCTCGACCTCGAGAGCGAGGCGATCGAACGCCTCACGCACGATCCGTTCGCCGAGCTGGCGCCGGCGTGGTCGCCGGACGGGACCCGCCTGGTGTTCAGCACCGACCGGTTCTCGAGCGACCTCGACAGCCTCTCGTTCGGCGACCACCGGCTGGCCGTCGTGGACGTGGCGACGCGCGCGGTCGAGGCCCTGCCGGGGTTCGCCGCCGGGCGGCACACGACGCCGCGCTGGATGCCCGATGGCCGGCAGATCGTGTTCGTGGCCGACCCCGACGGCGTCGCCAACGTCTACCGCCTCGATCTGTCGACGCGCGAGACGGTGGCGCTCACGAACGTGCAGTCGGGAGTCAGCGGCATCACCGCGTCGAGCCCTGCGCTGACGGTCGCCTCATCGACCGGGCGCGTGGCCTTCAGCGCCTTCCGCGGCGACGGCTACGACATTCTCACCCTCGACGAGCCGGCCACCACGACCGCGGCGACCGAGGCGCCGCGCCCCGACCGGCGCGCGGCCGCGCTCACCTACGAGCGGGCCGAGACCGAGTCGGCCCGCCTGCTGGCGCAACCCCTCGAGGGGCTGCCCACGCAGTTGCGGTCGGAGGTCGAACCATACCGCGCGGCGCTGTCGCTCGACTTCGTCACCCAACCGACCATCGGCGTCGGCGTCGATCGGTTCGGCGCGTACGCGCAAGGCGGCATCGCCTTTCTCTTCAGCGACATGCTGGGCGACCACCAGCTCGTCACGGTGGCGCAGCTCAACGGCGAGCTCGACCAGCTCGGGGGCGCCGCGATGTACGTCAACCGCAGGCACCGGTGGAACTGGGGCGTCGTCGGCGAGATGACGCCTTACGTCACCGGCGCGTTCGGCTCAGGTCTCCGCGTGGACGAGGGCGGTCTCGTGTTCGTCGAGGAGCAGCTGCGCATCCGCGAAACGAACCTCGGGTTGTCGGGCCTGACGCAGTACCCGTTCAGCCGGGCGTCGCGGCTCGAGCTGACCGGCGGCGTCCGCCGCATCAGCTTCAGCCGGCAACTGCGGACGAACCGGTTCGACCCGGCGACCGGCCGGTTCCTCTCGGAGGACCGGATCGACCTGCCGGCGCCGGACCCGCTGTCGTTCGCCGAGGTGAGCGGCGCGTTCGTGCACGACACGTCGCTCTTCGGCCTCGTGGGCCCGATCATGGGCCAGCGGCACCGCCTCGAGGTGTCGCAACTGACCGGCTCGCTCAACTTCACGGGGCTGCTCGCCGACACGCGCGCCTATGCGATGCCCGTGCGCCCCTTCACGATCGCCGGGCGCGCCCTGCACTACGGGCGTTACGGCAGCGGCGGCGAGGACCCGAGGCTCTCGCCGCTCTTCCTCGGCTATCCGCACCTCGTGCGGGGCTACGGCGTGGGCTCGTTCCGCGCGGGTGAATGCGGGCAGCAGGCTGGCGGAGGGTGCCCGGTCTTCGATCAGTTGCTCGGCAGTCGCATGCTCGTCGGCAACCTCGAGCTGCGGTTCCCGCTCGTCGGCCTCGTCAACCGCGATCAGCACTACGGCTGGCTGCCCATCGAGATGGCCCTGTTCGCCGATGCCGGTGTCGCCTGGACCTCCGATCAGGCGCCGTCGTTTGCCGGCGGCCCGCGCGAGTGGGTGAGAAGCGCGGGCGTGGCACTGCGTGCCAACCTGTTCGGGTTCGCCGTGGTCGAAATCGACTACGTGCGACCGCTCGACCGGCCCGGACGCGGGTGGCTCTGGCAGTTCGGCTTCACGCCGGCGTTCTGATCGCGGCTCGCCCTGCGAGCCGCCCGGCTGCGGTGCGGATCACCGCCCGCCCTCGGCCATCAGGTGCTCGACGATGAGGGCGATGCCGTCCGGCGACGGCCCGTAGTGATCGACCAGGAGCTCTCGAAACGCCGCCGCCGACCGGTCGCGGTCGGC
Coding sequences within:
- a CDS encoding PD40 domain-containing protein produces the protein MRPSSTAGRVRQLRLAGVMAAVLLAAFAGDAAAQYFGRNQVQYDRFDFKVLRTEHFDIYYYEEAEEAVQLAAHLAERWYARLSQVLGHQLSSRQPLILYASHPHFRQTNAIGSEPGEGTGGVTESFKRRVVMPFAAGLAETDHVLGHEIVHAFQFDMSTAQGGRPMALALPLWFVEGMAEYLSLGPTSAHTAMWMRDAVARDALPRIRQLGDRRYFPYRYGHAFWAYVAGRWGDEVVGRLLREAPRAGSLDELFEGILGVNEETLSADWHESLRRAYAAVLDTSRPAEDFGRPLITSTERSRLNLAPSLSPDGQRLVFLSERGLFSIDMFLADATTGEVIRRLVRTATDPHFDSLQFLSSAGTWSPSGDRFLFSAIVRGRPVLTTIDATTGRTTREIRLGGLDEVFNPAWSPDGRRIAFSGMAGGLLDLYVLDLESEAIERLTHDPFAELAPAWSPDGTRLVFSTDRFSSDLDSLSFGDHRLAVVDVATRAVEALPGFAAGRHTTPRWMPDGRQIVFVADPDGVANVYRLDLSTRETVALTNVQSGVSGITASSPALTVASSTGRVAFSAFRGDGYDILTLDEPATTTAATEAPRPDRRAAALTYERAETESARLLAQPLEGLPTQLRSEVEPYRAALSLDFVTQPTIGVGVDRFGAYAQGGIAFLFSDMLGDHQLVTVAQLNGELDQLGGAAMYVNRRHRWNWGVVGEMTPYVTGAFGSGLRVDEGGLVFVEEQLRIRETNLGLSGLTQYPFSRASRLELTGGVRRISFSRQLRTNRFDPATGRFLSEDRIDLPAPDPLSFAEVSGAFVHDTSLFGLVGPIMGQRHRLEVSQLTGSLNFTGLLADTRAYAMPVRPFTIAGRALHYGRYGSGGEDPRLSPLFLGYPHLVRGYGVGSFRAGECGQQAGGGCPVFDQLLGSRMLVGNLELRFPLVGLVNRDQHYGWLPIEMALFADAGVAWTSDQAPSFAGGPREWVRSAGVALRANLFGFAVVEIDYVRPLDRPGRGWLWQFGFTPAF